In Hallerella succinigenes, the following are encoded in one genomic region:
- a CDS encoding glycosyltransferase: protein MKLLMAWSDQIHVLCEATLQEIPSLKKYQSKVICIPHGDYFENFGSGLVNIREKYGIDPSKKIIFFTGKIGPYKNLDLLIDCFKRSHLVESNFALLICGACKDLDYRKKISAMAQTSLGVFADFHFVENDCMGDYLIQSDLLIAPYDISSSLNSGTMWMAFSYSKTMVLPEIGCVQGEKTIAENAFVYRYASAEEHAEKLCEVMEKLKTETAESLFEKGNRLYSYMQTKSWESHKQEWLSLYD, encoded by the coding sequence ATGAAACTTTTGATGGCGTGGAGCGATCAAATCCATGTTCTTTGCGAAGCGACTTTGCAAGAAATTCCGAGCTTAAAAAAGTACCAGTCGAAAGTCATCTGCATTCCGCACGGGGATTATTTTGAAAACTTCGGAAGCGGTTTGGTGAATATTCGGGAAAAATATGGAATCGATCCGTCTAAGAAAATCATTTTTTTTACGGGAAAAATTGGGCCGTATAAAAATTTGGATTTGTTGATCGATTGCTTTAAGCGCTCTCACTTGGTGGAATCGAACTTTGCTTTGCTGATTTGTGGAGCCTGTAAGGATTTGGATTACAGGAAAAAGATTTCGGCAATGGCTCAGACGTCGCTGGGGGTTTTTGCGGATTTTCATTTTGTGGAAAATGATTGCATGGGTGATTATTTAATTCAGTCGGACCTGCTGATTGCTCCGTATGATATTTCGAGCTCTTTGAATTCGGGAACCATGTGGATGGCTTTTTCGTATAGCAAGACGATGGTCCTTCCGGAAATCGGCTGTGTACAAGGGGAAAAGACGATTGCGGAAAATGCTTTTGTTTACCGTTACGCTTCGGCAGAAGAACATGCAGAAAAATTGTGCGAAGTGATGGAAAAACTCAAAACCGAAACGGCAGAGTCTCTTTTTGAAAAGGGAAATCGTTTATATTCCTATATGCAGACGAAATCGTGGGAATCGCACAAACAAGAATGGCTTTCGCTTTATGATTAA
- a CDS encoding CDP-glycerol glycerophosphotransferase family protein, whose protein sequence is MIKDSLRKNGIGKYLKWLGIFFKCCIAKVILLGLKKKYSHVWVFAERGVDARDNALHLFRYVQKNCPQINAYYIISKDSPDRKNFASEERLVDFGSWKHYLLYLAAEAKVSAHIYGGAPEHNLFLRMAKVKLLKKIFVTGKYIFLQHGVTQADGPWLHEDKVHFDLFITVSARETKYIIDCFGHAPEVVKTVGFARYDALPLKHSPSKKILLMPTWRHFLSGISAEEFKKSKYYQNICGLIRNERLQAILKEYGYQLIFYPHFELQKFLADFDGQNEQTVFASFQSFDVQKLMIDCDLMITDYSSVQFDFSYMKKPIVLFQFDREEYHAGHQGVGYFDPDRDGFGPVGLTVEQTVDLVAGYLERNCELETRYAERIDSFFKYNDAENCKRNFEVIQEILK, encoded by the coding sequence ATGATTAAAGATTCACTCCGAAAAAACGGAATCGGTAAATACTTGAAATGGCTTGGCATTTTTTTTAAATGCTGTATTGCGAAAGTTATCCTTTTAGGACTGAAGAAAAAATATTCCCATGTGTGGGTCTTTGCCGAACGCGGAGTGGACGCACGCGATAATGCTTTGCATTTGTTCCGTTATGTGCAAAAGAACTGCCCGCAGATCAATGCGTATTACATCATTTCTAAAGATTCCCCGGACCGTAAAAATTTTGCGTCAGAAGAACGCCTGGTGGATTTTGGATCTTGGAAACATTATCTGCTTTACTTGGCCGCCGAAGCGAAAGTGAGTGCTCATATTTACGGGGGAGCTCCTGAACACAATCTTTTTCTGCGCATGGCAAAGGTCAAGCTGCTGAAGAAAATCTTTGTGACGGGAAAGTATATCTTTTTACAGCACGGCGTTACTCAAGCGGATGGCCCTTGGCTGCACGAGGACAAGGTTCACTTTGATCTTTTTATAACGGTTTCGGCTCGCGAAACGAAATACATCATCGACTGCTTTGGACATGCTCCGGAAGTGGTAAAGACGGTCGGCTTTGCCCGTTACGATGCTTTGCCGTTAAAGCATTCCCCGTCAAAGAAAATCCTTTTGATGCCGACGTGGCGTCATTTTCTTTCGGGAATTTCCGCAGAGGAATTCAAGAAGTCTAAATACTACCAGAATATTTGTGGCTTGATCCGGAATGAACGTCTGCAGGCGATTCTCAAAGAATACGGTTACCAGCTGATTTTTTATCCTCATTTTGAATTGCAAAAATTCCTGGCGGATTTTGATGGGCAAAATGAGCAGACCGTTTTTGCCTCGTTCCAAAGTTTTGACGTGCAAAAACTCATGATCGATTGCGACTTGATGATTACAGACTATTCGAGCGTGCAGTTTGATTTTTCGTATATGAAAAAGCCGATAGTCCTTTTCCAGTTTGATCGAGAAGAGTATCACGCGGGGCATCAAGGGGTTGGCTATTTTGACCCGGACCGCGACGGTTTTGGCCCGGTTGGTTTGACGGTGGAGCAGACCGTGGACCTAGTGGCGGGTTACTTGGAAAGAAACTGCGAACTGGAAACTCGTTACGCAGAACGCATTGATTCGTTCTTCAAGTACAATGACGCAGAAAACTGCAAACGCAATTTTGAAGTCATCCAGGAAATTTTGAAATGA
- a CDS encoding glycosyltransferase, with protein sequence MKVLFVFNKPFDPFAGGVERVTASVMRGLAEEGWETFYLQDTGTELLENGTPVDVQKFFEEHAIDVVVQQLAYNGVVARYLSQKNKQIPYVVAWHTAPPTWIKSWRVAATPSFKGFGGEAKRLLRLAFFPLFYYKEIKRFLMRWEGVLPRTSRVLLLSNAFAPDFQKLLHLPADKICAIPNPLSFSEIASPEILDHKEKEVVIVSRMVDLCKRISLALKIWHLVEADSASDGWRLKIIGEGEDLQAYQKLAKKMNLQRVEFLGRQNPQPYYEKASLAMMTSSFEGWGLTLTESQQFGTIPLAFGSYASAKDIITDGENGFLIPYGNLSLYAKRLLELMQDSDKRIQMAKNCLDSVHRFEIQKIVPQWKALLQDVALKG encoded by the coding sequence ATGAAAGTTTTGTTCGTTTTTAACAAACCGTTTGACCCGTTTGCAGGGGGCGTTGAACGCGTCACTGCTTCGGTAATGCGTGGACTTGCAGAAGAAGGATGGGAAACGTTCTATTTGCAGGATACGGGAACGGAACTGCTTGAAAACGGAACCCCTGTGGATGTCCAGAAATTTTTTGAAGAGCATGCGATTGATGTTGTGGTGCAACAGCTTGCGTATAACGGCGTTGTGGCGCGTTATCTTTCGCAAAAAAACAAGCAGATTCCTTATGTGGTCGCCTGGCATACGGCTCCGCCGACTTGGATAAAGTCCTGGCGGGTGGCGGCAACGCCTTCTTTTAAAGGTTTTGGCGGCGAAGCGAAGCGCCTTCTTCGATTGGCCTTTTTCCCGTTGTTTTATTACAAGGAAATCAAACGCTTTCTGATGCGGTGGGAAGGTGTTTTGCCGCGAACATCTCGGGTACTTCTCCTTTCTAACGCTTTTGCCCCGGATTTTCAAAAGTTGCTTCACCTGCCTGCGGATAAGATCTGCGCCATTCCAAATCCCCTGTCTTTTTCTGAAATTGCAAGCCCGGAAATTTTAGATCACAAAGAAAAAGAAGTGGTGATCGTTTCGCGGATGGTGGATTTGTGCAAGCGAATTTCGCTTGCGTTAAAAATTTGGCATTTGGTTGAAGCGGACTCGGCTTCGGATGGCTGGCGCCTAAAAATCATTGGTGAAGGGGAAGATCTGCAAGCGTATCAGAAGCTCGCCAAAAAAATGAATTTGCAACGGGTGGAATTTTTAGGGCGTCAAAATCCACAACCGTATTACGAAAAGGCTTCGCTTGCCATGATGACTTCTTCCTTTGAAGGTTGGGGCTTGACGCTTACGGAATCGCAACAGTTTGGAACTATTCCGCTCGCCTTTGGCAGCTATGCTTCTGCAAAGGACATTATTACGGACGGTGAAAATGGTTTTTTGATTCCGTATGGGAATCTTTCGCTGTATGCGAAGCGCCTTCTCGAATTGATGCAGGATTCCGACAAGCGCATTCAAATGGCGAAGAACTGCTTGGATTCGGTGCATCGTTTTGAAATCCAGAAGATCGTTCCGCAGTGGAAAGCGCTTTTGCAGGATGTCGCTTTGAAAGGCTAA
- a CDS encoding polysaccharide lyase, which yields MLWILLFSQLLLSNLPVPTDALQKVDALIEKSSLAEWDSDSTGTFLRLKYPEGCVGTSRKTGCAVQFSLPLNDLQADELWSSYEVFFEEGFDFQKGGKLPGFCGGKCYTGGDKPKKADGWSNRIMWKKDGFLTQYVYHFKQAHKYADNIVWNLNETKERKKIELGKWHRIVMHVTLNDVDGASVRDNGHLQTWFDGDLVVDVDTLRLRNSADQTIDRFYFSTFHGGGDPSYAPRWDSFIRFRNLQIVREERDLLP from the coding sequence ATGCTCTGGATTTTACTTTTTTCCCAGCTGTTGCTTTCGAATTTGCCGGTCCCGACAGATGCTTTGCAAAAGGTGGATGCCCTGATCGAAAAATCCTCTTTGGCGGAGTGGGACAGCGATTCAACGGGGACCTTTTTACGCTTAAAGTATCCCGAAGGTTGTGTGGGGACTTCGCGAAAAACGGGGTGTGCTGTCCAATTTTCCTTGCCGTTAAATGATTTGCAGGCCGATGAACTGTGGAGCTCTTACGAAGTCTTTTTTGAGGAAGGCTTCGATTTTCAAAAGGGTGGTAAGTTACCTGGTTTTTGCGGTGGGAAATGCTATACGGGTGGCGATAAGCCGAAAAAAGCGGACGGTTGGAGCAACCGGATTATGTGGAAAAAAGATGGTTTTTTGACCCAGTACGTTTATCATTTTAAGCAAGCTCATAAATATGCAGACAATATCGTTTGGAATTTGAACGAAACCAAAGAGCGCAAAAAGATAGAGTTGGGAAAATGGCATCGGATTGTGATGCATGTGACGCTCAACGATGTGGATGGTGCGTCAGTCCGCGATAATGGGCATTTGCAAACTTGGTTTGATGGAGACCTTGTCGTCGATGTGGATACGCTTCGTCTGCGGAACAGCGCAGATCAAACGATTGACCGATTCTATTTTTCCACCTTCCACGGTGGCGGCGATCCTTCTTATGCGCCGCGGTGGGATTCTTTTATTCGTTTTCGAAATCTTCAGATCGTTCGAGAAGAGCGGGATCTGCTTCCGTAG
- a CDS encoding O-antigen ligase family protein yields the protein MILLSLLAYILFFVLVFFILKGSREQQLIALIFVNIFFYINVTLIVKPELTPFQLLPYLFFAKELLFNFHEFKKNIQEFPIKFGVLIIFAAYFVTTYTNGGGGHDYYEVFRYCFDKYLPMFAVFICAKEVEEQRIVRILFTFFLIYFGFGLVEYLLNHNYIREAIATAFPSTKAKDMFGPAGITNGFGTSSWRTRISITTKHPTVLGALLSTMFLFSLSYFKDAKEKFNIHREKVVLAALLITILLSGSRTSMGCVFLGCVIYFTNSLSFRKKLLAIITYAVLAVSLSSYAISSFSSKEGGSSLDLRQQQLLFTLVEFASKPLFGHGLYYTNHSILANAGESGNMYYSKEETQGLESIIFYTLLDIGLFGAFALIVFYGEIFFTFFSRRKEHPRLAMQGLLETSLLVVFLILSGEIGRNTEMCILFIGMSLGFLHKELEEAKATEADPALLERSEDFENE from the coding sequence ATGATCCTTTTATCTCTTCTTGCTTATATTCTTTTTTTCGTTTTAGTCTTTTTTATTCTGAAAGGCTCTCGAGAGCAGCAGCTGATCGCCCTCATTTTTGTAAACATCTTCTTTTACATCAATGTCACTCTTATCGTGAAACCGGAATTGACTCCGTTTCAACTTCTGCCCTATCTATTTTTTGCAAAAGAACTGCTATTTAATTTTCACGAATTCAAGAAAAACATCCAGGAATTTCCCATCAAGTTTGGGGTCTTGATTATTTTTGCAGCCTACTTCGTCACCACATACACCAATGGCGGTGGAGGTCATGATTATTACGAAGTTTTCCGTTACTGCTTTGACAAATACCTTCCAATGTTCGCCGTTTTTATCTGCGCCAAGGAAGTCGAAGAACAGAGAATCGTTCGCATCTTATTCACCTTTTTCTTAATCTATTTCGGTTTTGGCCTTGTGGAATATCTACTCAACCATAATTACATTCGAGAAGCGATAGCTACCGCATTCCCTTCCACAAAAGCCAAAGACATGTTCGGGCCAGCCGGAATTACAAATGGTTTCGGCACTTCCAGTTGGAGAACCCGAATATCGATTACGACAAAGCATCCGACAGTTTTGGGAGCCCTGCTTTCCACCATGTTTCTCTTTTCTCTCTCCTATTTCAAGGATGCCAAAGAGAAATTCAACATCCATCGCGAAAAAGTCGTTCTTGCCGCTTTACTGATTACCATCCTGCTTTCCGGTTCCAGAACCTCTATGGGTTGTGTATTCCTCGGATGCGTAATTTATTTTACCAACTCCCTTTCTTTCCGCAAAAAATTACTCGCCATCATTACATACGCGGTCTTGGCTGTTTCTTTGTCTTCCTATGCAATCAGCTCTTTTTCATCCAAAGAAGGTGGCAGTTCTCTTGATCTTCGTCAACAGCAGTTGCTGTTCACCTTGGTGGAATTTGCAAGCAAACCCTTATTCGGTCATGGACTATATTATACAAACCACTCCATTCTTGCAAACGCCGGTGAAAGCGGAAACATGTATTATTCCAAGGAAGAAACGCAAGGGCTTGAATCCATTATATTTTACACGCTTCTCGACATCGGCTTATTTGGAGCTTTCGCGCTAATCGTGTTCTATGGAGAGATTTTCTTCACATTCTTCAGTCGGCGGAAAGAGCATCCTCGATTAGCCATGCAAGGCTTGCTAGAAACCTCATTGCTCGTTGTTTTCTTGATTCTTTCAGGAGAAATCGGACGAAACACCGAAATGTGCATTTTATTCATCGGAATGTCCCTCGGCTTTTTGCACAAAGAGCTCGAAGAAGCGAAGGCTACGGAAGCAGATCCCGCTCTTCTCGAACGATCTGAAGATTTCGAAAACGAATAA
- a CDS encoding glycosyltransferase: MEKPLISIIVPIYRVEAYLSRCIDSILNQSYRNLEIILVDDGSPDSCPKICNEYAEKDARIRVVHKKNGGLSDARNAGIDIANGKYISFIDSDDYIHPEMISTLFDLLKSNDADISVCNFTPFTESVSPLNKAPTIDTLSGKDAAKRLYQSQYATQTVVAWDKLYKRSLFDHLRFKVGKFNEDEFFSYRALYLANKVVFTSQELYYYFIRTTGISKAITDPRSLNGLDAKIEAIQFYKENGSTDILRSAVLSFLNFSAKRYCFVCRQKGNHQELLGEIKKRHATVYCSNSSLLRISERFRARTFLFFPLLYWFFIKFDKAKRKFLTK; the protein is encoded by the coding sequence ATGGAAAAGCCTCTGATTTCTATCATCGTACCCATTTACAGGGTTGAAGCCTATCTATCTCGCTGCATCGATAGCATTCTCAATCAATCCTACCGCAATTTAGAGATCATCCTTGTCGACGACGGTTCCCCGGACTCTTGTCCAAAAATTTGCAACGAATACGCCGAAAAAGATGCCCGGATCCGAGTGGTACATAAAAAGAACGGCGGACTTTCGGACGCGAGAAACGCGGGAATCGACATCGCTAATGGCAAATATATCTCCTTTATCGATTCCGATGATTACATCCATCCGGAAATGATTTCGACGCTCTTCGACCTTTTGAAAAGCAACGATGCGGATATTTCTGTTTGCAATTTCACCCCGTTTACCGAAAGCGTTTCGCCTTTAAACAAAGCCCCGACCATCGACACCCTTTCCGGCAAAGATGCTGCAAAGCGCCTTTACCAAAGCCAATATGCGACGCAGACGGTCGTCGCCTGGGATAAGCTGTATAAGCGCAGCCTTTTTGACCATCTCCGCTTTAAGGTCGGCAAGTTCAACGAAGACGAATTTTTCTCCTACAGAGCTCTTTATTTGGCAAACAAGGTGGTCTTCACCTCTCAAGAATTGTATTACTACTTCATTCGGACCACGGGTATTTCCAAAGCGATTACCGATCCAAGATCCTTGAACGGTCTGGATGCAAAGATCGAAGCTATCCAATTTTACAAGGAAAACGGCTCCACGGATATTTTACGCAGCGCGGTCCTGAGTTTTTTGAATTTTTCCGCCAAGCGATACTGCTTTGTATGTCGCCAAAAAGGAAACCATCAGGAACTGCTCGGCGAAATCAAAAAGCGCCATGCGACGGTCTACTGTAGCAACTCCTCTCTCTTGCGCATTTCAGAAAGATTCCGGGCAAGAACCTTTCTGTTCTTCCCTCTTTTATATTGGTTCTTTATCAAGTTCGACAAGGCAAAACGAAAGTTTCTTACGAAATAG
- a CDS encoding beta-1,6-N-acetylglucosaminyltransferase has protein sequence MDSKIHAFLILAHNNPAHVARLVKSLVSPNHYFFVHIDKKSKEDFSNLESIPNCTLIKKRISCNWGGFSLVKATLNLLKEADAFKHFAYFHLLSGADYFCSTNEKFDDFFNNTTKSYLDIADGTPFEWRLKIYTFNDIINRRGKWKNILWHTDDIQKKLLPYITIRKPLKEKFYYGSQWFSLSQEAVHYLLDFCKTHRSFVRRFYLTFVPDESFFHMILMNSPLASQIMPHNLRFIDWTRKVPKEPLPRTLKIEDYDDIIQSKCFFCRKISVTQSAELLDKLDELRKG, from the coding sequence ATGGACTCTAAGATTCACGCATTTTTGATTCTAGCGCATAATAACCCTGCCCACGTAGCAAGGCTTGTCAAAAGCTTGGTTTCCCCGAATCACTATTTTTTCGTGCACATCGATAAAAAGTCCAAAGAAGATTTTTCGAATCTAGAAAGCATCCCCAACTGTACCCTGATCAAAAAGAGAATCAGTTGTAACTGGGGTGGCTTCAGCCTCGTCAAAGCGACGCTGAACCTTTTGAAAGAAGCGGACGCTTTCAAACACTTCGCCTATTTTCATTTGCTTTCCGGAGCCGACTATTTTTGCTCCACCAATGAAAAGTTCGACGATTTTTTCAACAACACGACCAAAAGCTATCTCGATATCGCAGACGGAACTCCGTTTGAATGGCGCTTAAAGATTTACACCTTTAACGACATCATCAACCGGCGTGGAAAATGGAAAAACATCCTCTGGCATACGGATGATATCCAAAAAAAACTTCTTCCCTACATCACCATCCGAAAACCGCTCAAAGAAAAATTCTACTACGGTTCGCAATGGTTTTCGCTCAGTCAGGAAGCAGTCCATTACCTTCTCGATTTTTGCAAGACCCACCGTTCTTTTGTCCGTCGATTCTATCTGACCTTTGTTCCGGATGAGTCCTTCTTCCATATGATCCTCATGAACAGCCCGTTAGCGAGCCAAATCATGCCGCACAATTTGCGTTTTATCGATTGGACAAGAAAAGTTCCCAAGGAACCGTTGCCTCGTACACTTAAAATCGAAGATTACGACGACATTATCCAAAGCAAGTGTTTCTTTTGCCGAAAAATTTCCGTTACCCAATCCGCTGAACTCCTGGATAAACTGGATGAATTGAGAAAAGGATAA
- a CDS encoding CDP-glycerol glycerophosphotransferase family protein yields MKNLIRQILIHLFRLLPLQNKVVFRNFNGKGLGDDPKYIALELMRTYPNIRLVWLASDIHTPHPPQIQIVKYRSLLAYYHLATAKVWVNNIKHSSMSLQKRKGQFYIQTWHAPFGLKKIEADAESSMPKEYVQRAKLDAAQTDLMYANSDFRLQMYKTKFWYNGSVIKSDSPRISILFQAPDSKIKAIRQEFKLPENEGIVLYAPTFRANFPFDFHAFDFQKITELLERKFHKHFTLLLRLHPNDAAKFKEISLPPNIVNACNYPDMQELLAISDILITDFSSSMFDIAMVQKPVFLFAKDFDDYLSRERNLCIPLQDLPFPISKTEEHLHQSILNFDQTQYNSRIENFCTKYGIQDSGEGAKFIAAIIHNKITKS; encoded by the coding sequence ATGAAGAATCTTATCCGTCAAATTCTCATCCATCTATTCCGTTTATTGCCTTTGCAGAACAAGGTGGTTTTTCGGAACTTCAACGGGAAAGGCTTGGGCGATGACCCCAAGTATATCGCACTCGAATTAATGCGAACCTATCCAAACATTCGACTGGTTTGGCTCGCCTCCGACATCCATACGCCGCACCCGCCCCAAATCCAAATCGTCAAGTACCGTTCCCTTCTTGCCTATTACCACCTAGCGACCGCCAAAGTCTGGGTCAATAATATCAAGCACTCCTCCATGAGCCTTCAAAAACGCAAGGGGCAGTTCTACATCCAAACGTGGCACGCTCCATTCGGATTAAAAAAGATCGAAGCCGATGCAGAATCCAGCATGCCCAAGGAATATGTCCAAAGAGCAAAACTCGATGCCGCTCAAACAGACCTGATGTACGCCAACAGCGATTTTCGCCTGCAGATGTACAAAACAAAATTCTGGTATAACGGCTCAGTCATCAAAAGCGATTCTCCCCGCATTTCGATTCTTTTTCAGGCGCCCGATTCTAAGATCAAAGCCATCCGCCAAGAATTCAAACTTCCGGAAAATGAAGGAATCGTTTTGTACGCTCCTACATTCCGAGCCAATTTCCCTTTTGATTTTCACGCATTTGATTTTCAAAAAATAACGGAACTGCTGGAAAGAAAATTCCACAAGCACTTTACCCTGCTACTGCGCCTTCACCCGAATGATGCTGCCAAATTCAAAGAGATTTCTCTGCCGCCAAACATTGTGAACGCCTGTAACTACCCGGATATGCAAGAACTCTTGGCCATTTCCGACATTCTCATTACCGACTTCTCCTCGAGCATGTTCGACATCGCCATGGTTCAAAAACCGGTTTTCCTTTTTGCGAAGGATTTTGACGACTACCTTTCGCGCGAAAGAAACCTTTGCATTCCTCTGCAAGACCTGCCCTTCCCCATCAGTAAAACAGAAGAACATCTGCACCAAAGCATCTTGAATTTTGACCAAACCCAGTATAACAGCAGAATAGAGAATTTCTGCACCAAATACGGGATCCAAGATTCGGGCGAAGGAGCCAAATTCATCGCAGCGATTATCCACAATAAAATTACAAAGTCTTAA
- a CDS encoding oligosaccharide flippase family protein: protein MNAFNSIQSAYASRHMLFKKFFVSALGSSLLSSGIGIFMAYHGFGVGALVFQAMSGTFFNILILNYTIQWRPKLMFSWTRAKGLLNFGWKILCADFIGTVFNELRQIIIGRFYTPADLAFYNRGKHFAQLIAHNVDSTMSAVLFPAMANHSDSPEHIKSMTRRAISTSSYLLYFCMCTLAIIAEPLIKILLTEKWIESVFYLQMICLAHLFGSISITNIQAFKAIGRSDAVLKLEIIKKPVYLILVLAAIPLGVKAIVVTMPIYSVYALFVNMTPNKKILNYSRLEQLRDLAPATLLSIGMAAVVYPFTFLIANPYILLLTQCLTAAVFYVSISHLFKVESFSYCKNLLLNKFKKPNKKS, encoded by the coding sequence TTGAACGCATTCAATTCCATTCAGAGTGCCTACGCCTCTCGACACATGCTGTTCAAAAAGTTCTTCGTTTCGGCATTGGGCAGTTCTCTCTTGTCGAGCGGTATCGGCATTTTTATGGCGTACCACGGCTTTGGCGTTGGGGCGCTTGTATTCCAAGCCATGTCCGGGACGTTCTTCAACATACTGATTTTGAACTACACCATCCAATGGCGTCCCAAACTGATGTTCTCTTGGACTCGAGCGAAAGGGCTTTTGAACTTCGGATGGAAAATCCTGTGCGCGGACTTTATCGGGACAGTCTTTAATGAACTGCGCCAGATTATTATCGGACGTTTTTACACGCCTGCCGATTTGGCGTTTTACAACCGCGGAAAACATTTTGCCCAGCTGATTGCCCACAATGTGGATTCCACGATGAGCGCGGTTCTCTTCCCAGCGATGGCAAACCACAGCGACAGCCCCGAGCATATCAAGTCGATGACCCGTCGAGCTATCTCCACCAGCTCTTATCTACTCTACTTTTGTATGTGCACGCTCGCCATTATCGCAGAGCCTCTGATTAAAATTCTTTTGACCGAAAAATGGATTGAATCGGTCTTCTACCTGCAGATGATTTGCCTTGCGCACCTATTCGGCAGCATTTCCATTACTAACATCCAGGCGTTCAAGGCCATCGGGCGAAGTGATGCCGTTCTCAAACTTGAAATCATCAAGAAGCCCGTTTACCTGATTCTCGTCCTTGCTGCAATTCCTCTCGGAGTCAAGGCGATTGTCGTCACGATGCCGATTTATTCCGTCTACGCACTTTTCGTCAATATGACGCCGAACAAAAAGATTTTGAATTACAGCCGACTCGAACAGTTAAGAGATCTCGCTCCGGCAACTCTTCTATCGATTGGCATGGCTGCAGTCGTATACCCGTTCACATTCCTCATCGCCAATCCTTATATTCTCCTTTTGACACAGTGCCTGACCGCCGCCGTTTTCTATGTCAGCATATCCCATCTGTTCAAAGTTGAATCCTTCAGCTACTGTAAAAATTTGCTTCTGAACAAATTCAAGAAGCCGAATAAAAAGTCATGA
- a CDS encoding adenylyltransferase/cytidyltransferase family protein, with the protein MRSRKESVRKLGYTQGTYDMFHIGHLNLLRHAKEQCETLIVGVNADSLVLRYKNKIPVVNEKDRAEIIKELRCVDDVRICDTLEKKVIWNDLHFDAIFIGDDWKGNDRWLQTEKDLAPLGVDE; encoded by the coding sequence ATGCGTTCAAGAAAAGAATCAGTCCGTAAACTCGGCTATACACAAGGCACTTACGATATGTTCCATATCGGACATTTGAATCTTTTGCGTCATGCAAAAGAACAGTGCGAAACATTGATTGTCGGGGTGAATGCGGATTCTCTCGTCTTGCGTTACAAGAATAAGATTCCGGTGGTGAACGAGAAGGATCGTGCCGAAATCATCAAGGAATTACGCTGTGTGGATGATGTGCGCATTTGTGATACTCTCGAAAAAAAGGTCATTTGGAACGATTTGCATTTTGATGCCATTTTCATTGGCGATGATTGGAAGGGTAATGACCGCTGGTTGCAGACGGAAAAGGATTTGGCTCCGCTGGGAGTGGATGAATAA